A stretch of the Agromyces larvae genome encodes the following:
- a CDS encoding 6-phosphofructokinase — MKIGLLTSGGDCPGLNAVIRGAVLKGVISHDTEFVGFRNGWRGVVERDLVPIVRHDVRGLARQGGTILGSSRTNPFEGEGGGPENIQRMLDEEGIDAIIAIGGEGTLTAARRLYDEGGIKVIGVPKTIDNDLKATDYSFGFDTAVEIATEAIDRLRTTADSHGRCMVLEVMGRHVGWIALHSGMAGGAHAILIPEQPQSIEQICEWVESVRERGRAPLVVVAEGFTLPEMTEAHSHKGLDAFNRPRLGGIAEMIAPMIEERTGIESRATVLGHIQRGGEPTAYDRVLATRLGMAAVEAVYDAAWGSMVTLRGTEIKTVSIAEATGSLNTVPQSRYDEARILFG, encoded by the coding sequence ATGAAGATCGGCTTGCTCACCAGCGGCGGCGACTGTCCGGGCCTGAACGCGGTGATCCGCGGCGCGGTCCTCAAGGGCGTCATCTCGCACGACACCGAGTTCGTCGGGTTCCGCAACGGTTGGCGCGGCGTCGTCGAGCGCGACCTCGTGCCGATCGTCCGGCACGACGTGCGAGGGCTCGCCCGCCAGGGCGGCACCATCCTCGGCTCCTCCCGCACCAACCCGTTCGAGGGCGAGGGCGGCGGCCCCGAGAACATCCAGCGCATGCTCGACGAGGAGGGCATCGACGCGATCATCGCGATCGGCGGCGAGGGCACGCTGACCGCGGCCCGCCGACTCTACGACGAGGGCGGCATCAAGGTCATCGGCGTGCCGAAGACCATCGACAACGACCTCAAGGCCACCGACTACTCGTTCGGCTTCGACACCGCCGTCGAGATCGCGACCGAGGCGATCGACCGGCTGCGCACCACCGCCGACTCGCACGGCCGCTGCATGGTGCTCGAGGTGATGGGCCGCCACGTCGGGTGGATCGCCCTGCACTCGGGCATGGCCGGCGGCGCGCACGCGATCCTCATCCCCGAGCAGCCGCAGTCGATCGAGCAGATCTGCGAATGGGTCGAGTCGGTGCGCGAACGCGGCCGTGCCCCGCTCGTGGTCGTCGCCGAGGGCTTCACGCTGCCCGAGATGACCGAGGCGCACTCGCACAAGGGCCTCGACGCGTTCAACCGGCCGCGGCTCGGCGGTATCGCCGAGATGATCGCCCCGATGATCGAAGAGCGCACCGGCATCGAGTCGCGCGCGACCGTGCTCGGTCACATCCAGCGCGGCGGCGAGCCCACCGCCTACGACCGCGTGCTCGCGACGCGGCTCGGCATGGCCGCGGTCGAAGCCGTCTACGACGCGGCGTGGGGCAGCATGGTCACCCTGCGCGGCACCGAGATCAAGACCGTGTCGATCGCCGAGGCCACCGGGTCGCTCAACACGGTGCCCCAGTCGCGCTACGACGAGGCGCGCATCCTGTTCGGCTGA
- a CDS encoding inorganic phosphate transporter, whose protein sequence is MDLTLIVVLVIALALFFDFTNGFHDTANAMATPIATGALRPKVAVGLAAALNLVGAFLSTEVAKTISGGIINEGDGGVLITPELIFAGLIGAIVWNMITWLLGLPSSSSHALFGGLIGAAIVGAGLGAIDFGVVVSKVILPALLAPITAGLIAYVATKLAYAITRRYDGKPDGRDGFRYAQIFSSSLVALAHGTNDAQKTMGVITLTLVAAGLQTAGTDVQWWVIVTCAIAIALGTYMGGWRIIKTLGTGLTDVKPAQGFAAETATAATILASSHVGFALSTTQVASGSVIGSGLGRRGSKVRWKTAGRIGIGWLMTLPAAGAVGALAALVAHLGVIGIIIDAVVGTIVIAGIFVWSRRSEVSHHNVISEVADSGRAVKIKRNPKPKKKAKKADTGGKAPA, encoded by the coding sequence GTGGATCTCACCCTCATCGTCGTGCTGGTCATCGCACTGGCGCTCTTCTTCGACTTCACCAACGGATTCCACGACACCGCCAACGCGATGGCGACGCCGATCGCCACCGGCGCGCTGCGGCCGAAGGTCGCCGTGGGGCTCGCCGCCGCGCTCAACCTGGTCGGTGCGTTCCTGTCGACCGAGGTCGCCAAGACGATCTCGGGCGGCATCATCAACGAGGGCGACGGCGGGGTGCTGATCACCCCCGAACTGATCTTCGCCGGCCTCATCGGCGCGATCGTGTGGAACATGATCACCTGGCTGCTCGGGCTGCCGTCGTCGTCGAGCCACGCGCTGTTCGGCGGCCTGATCGGTGCGGCGATCGTCGGCGCCGGCCTCGGCGCGATCGACTTCGGCGTCGTCGTCTCGAAGGTGATCCTGCCGGCGCTGCTCGCGCCGATCACCGCCGGACTCATCGCGTACGTGGCGACGAAGCTCGCCTACGCGATCACCCGCCGGTACGACGGCAAGCCCGACGGCCGCGACGGATTCCGGTACGCGCAGATCTTCTCGTCCTCGCTCGTCGCGCTCGCGCACGGCACCAACGACGCGCAGAAGACGATGGGCGTCATCACGCTCACCCTCGTCGCCGCGGGCCTGCAGACGGCCGGCACCGACGTGCAGTGGTGGGTCATCGTGACGTGTGCGATCGCGATCGCGCTCGGCACCTACATGGGCGGCTGGCGCATCATCAAGACGCTCGGCACGGGCCTCACCGACGTGAAGCCGGCGCAGGGCTTCGCCGCCGAGACGGCGACCGCGGCCACGATCCTCGCGTCCAGCCACGTGGGCTTCGCGCTGTCGACCACGCAGGTCGCGTCGGGTTCGGTGATCGGCTCGGGCCTCGGGCGCCGCGGGTCGAAGGTGCGCTGGAAGACGGCGGGGCGCATCGGCATCGGATGGCTCATGACGCTGCCTGCGGCGGGCGCCGTCGGCGCGCTCGCGGCGCTCGTCGCCCACCTCGGCGTCATCGGGATCATCATCGACGCGGTGGTCGGCACGATCGTGATCGCCGGGATCTTCGTCTGGTCGCGTCGCAGCGAGGTGTCGCACCACAACGTGATCAGCGAGGTCGCCGACTCGGGTCGTGCGGTGAAGATCAAGCGCAACCCGAAGCCGAAGAAGAAGGCCAAGAAGGCGGACACGGGCGGAAAGGCGCCGGCATGA
- a CDS encoding peptidase, whose product MIDWNAFLLVLVSALIGAAIVVSAYALGIRLLTMSGRTPIVTPAEFTDAITIVTPAEIKQAEKRAAKAARKSPLTEGQKRLALLGAWGCFAVSGAAVLVGIYLIVGDHLIKLFGGA is encoded by the coding sequence ATGATCGACTGGAACGCGTTCCTCCTGGTGCTCGTCTCGGCGCTGATCGGCGCCGCGATCGTGGTGAGCGCCTACGCGCTCGGCATCCGGCTGCTCACGATGTCGGGCCGCACCCCGATCGTCACCCCGGCCGAGTTCACCGATGCGATCACCATCGTGACGCCCGCCGAGATCAAGCAGGCCGAGAAGCGCGCCGCGAAGGCGGCCCGCAAGAGCCCGCTGACCGAAGGCCAGAAGCGGCTCGCCCTGCTCGGCGCCTGGGGGTGCTTCGCCGTGAGCGGTGCGGCCGTGCTCGTGGGCATCTACCTGATCGTCGGCGACCACCTGATCAAGCTGTTCGGCGGCGCCTGA
- a CDS encoding NCS2 family permease: MTSPTPTETTAELPQARSAFDRFFEISARGSTVGTEIRGGIVTFITMAYIVILNPIILSAGVDVNGDQLAFPAVAAVTALTAGVMTILFGVVARLPFAFAAGLGINSFLAFSVVGQVTWPEAMGLVVINGLIIVLLAATGLRRLIFDAVPYELKIAITVGIGLFIAFIGFVDAGFVTATGQNSPPVGLGVNGSVATVPTLVFVFTLLLTGVLVARKVKGALLIGLASGTVVAVIIEAIWHLGSGVDNPGGWGLSVPAFSGNPFAVPDLSLIGQVSFDFGKVGALSALMLVFTLVFTNFFDAMGTMTGLSKEAGLSDEKGNFPRLKSALIVEGVGAVAGGLTSGSSNTVFIESGSGIGEGARTGFANLITGALFLLAMFLTPVTQIVPSEVAASALVIVGAMMMAQVRDLDLKDFSVLLPVFLTIVIMPLTYSIANGIGAGFIAWVVIRALSGKAKTISPLLWVVAAGFLLYFARGPIEQLFG, encoded by the coding sequence ATGACGTCACCGACCCCCACCGAGACCACGGCCGAGCTGCCCCAGGCGCGCTCCGCGTTCGACCGCTTCTTCGAGATCAGCGCCCGCGGTTCGACCGTGGGCACCGAGATCCGCGGCGGCATCGTCACGTTCATCACGATGGCGTACATCGTGATCCTGAACCCGATCATCCTGTCGGCGGGCGTCGACGTGAACGGCGACCAGCTGGCGTTCCCGGCCGTCGCCGCGGTTACGGCGCTCACCGCGGGGGTCATGACGATCCTGTTCGGCGTGGTGGCCCGCCTGCCGTTCGCGTTCGCCGCGGGCCTGGGCATCAACTCGTTCCTCGCGTTCAGCGTGGTCGGCCAGGTCACCTGGCCCGAGGCGATGGGCCTCGTCGTCATCAACGGCCTCATCATCGTGCTCCTGGCCGCGACCGGCTTGCGCCGGCTGATCTTCGACGCCGTGCCGTACGAGCTGAAGATCGCGATCACCGTCGGTATCGGCCTGTTCATCGCGTTCATCGGCTTCGTCGACGCGGGCTTCGTGACCGCGACCGGTCAGAACTCGCCGCCGGTCGGCCTCGGCGTGAACGGCTCGGTCGCGACCGTCCCGACGCTGGTGTTCGTCTTCACCCTGCTGCTGACCGGTGTGCTCGTCGCCCGCAAGGTCAAGGGGGCGCTGCTCATCGGCCTCGCGTCGGGCACCGTGGTCGCGGTGATCATCGAGGCGATCTGGCACCTCGGGTCGGGCGTGGACAACCCCGGCGGGTGGGGGCTGTCGGTGCCGGCGTTCAGCGGCAACCCGTTCGCGGTGCCCGACCTCAGCCTCATCGGCCAGGTCAGCTTCGACTTCGGCAAGGTCGGCGCGCTGTCGGCGCTGATGCTCGTCTTCACCCTCGTGTTCACGAACTTCTTCGATGCGATGGGCACCATGACCGGCCTCTCGAAGGAGGCGGGCCTGTCCGACGAGAAGGGCAACTTCCCCCGCCTGAAGTCGGCGCTGATCGTCGAGGGCGTCGGCGCGGTCGCGGGCGGGCTCACCTCGGGGTCGTCGAACACCGTATTCATCGAGTCGGGCTCGGGCATCGGCGAGGGCGCGCGCACCGGCTTCGCGAACCTCATCACCGGCGCCCTGTTCCTGCTGGCGATGTTCCTCACGCCGGTGACCCAGATCGTGCCGAGCGAGGTCGCCGCCTCGGCACTGGTCATCGTCGGCGCGATGATGATGGCCCAGGTGCGCGATCTCGACCTGAAGGACTTCTCGGTGCTGCTGCCCGTGTTCCTCACGATCGTGATCATGCCGCTGACGTACTCGATCGCGAACGGCATCGGCGCGGGCTTCATCGCGTGGGTGGTCATCCGCGCGCTGTCCGGCAAGGCGAAGACCATCAGCCCGCTGCTGTGGGTGGTCGCCGCCGGGTTCCTGCTCTACTTCGCCCGCGGGCCGATCGAGCAGCTGTTCGGCTAG